The Coriobacteriia bacterium genome window below encodes:
- the lysS gene encoding lysine--tRNA ligase has product MSESEHINPDPSAAVVDDPFAVRRAKYDALLAAGEEPYRDSWPVSARSAELEERYSALEPGADTEEIVSVAGRLVAKRDQGKIVFLVIRDSTGDLQLFTRINVLGESGFEVVKDLDLGDWVGATGVVLRTRRGELSVAPTQVALLSKALRPLPEKYHGLSDTETRYRQRYVDLIANPEVRSVFETRFRVIAAIRRYMESLGYLEVETPMLHPIPGGATARPFITHHNALDMPLYLRIAPELYLKRLLVGGFERVYEINRSFRNEGVSVRHNPEFTMMEAYQAFTNLEGMMDLTEGLVRTAASEVLGTTVITYQGVDVDLGAPWRRATMIDLTSDAAGEDVSFGRSVGDLSELCAKHEVPVQPSWGKGKLITELFEKLVERNLEQPTFVTEYPLETSPLARKKPGQPELTERFELIITGREFANAFSELVDPVDQRERFAAQIEAKTAGDDEAMGYDEDYLRAMEYGMPPAGGMGIGIDRLVMLLTDSPSIRDVLLFPHMRPETQSRPVESSGK; this is encoded by the coding sequence ATGAGCGAGAGCGAGCACATCAACCCCGATCCGTCCGCTGCAGTTGTGGACGATCCGTTTGCCGTCAGGCGCGCCAAGTACGATGCGCTGTTGGCGGCGGGCGAGGAGCCGTATCGGGACAGCTGGCCCGTGTCGGCTCGTTCAGCAGAACTCGAGGAGCGCTACTCGGCGCTTGAACCCGGCGCGGATACCGAGGAGATCGTGTCTGTCGCTGGTCGCCTAGTGGCAAAGCGGGATCAGGGCAAGATCGTGTTCCTCGTAATCCGCGATTCGACGGGGGACCTGCAACTCTTCACGAGAATCAATGTGTTGGGCGAGTCGGGCTTCGAGGTGGTGAAAGACCTCGATCTGGGTGACTGGGTTGGCGCGACCGGAGTGGTTCTGAGGACTCGCCGAGGCGAGCTCTCGGTGGCGCCGACGCAGGTCGCGCTCCTCTCGAAGGCCCTGAGGCCGCTTCCCGAGAAGTACCACGGCCTCTCCGACACGGAGACGCGCTATCGTCAGCGCTATGTGGACTTGATCGCGAATCCTGAGGTGCGCTCGGTCTTCGAGACGCGGTTCCGCGTGATTGCGGCGATCAGACGCTACATGGAGTCGCTCGGCTATCTTGAGGTCGAGACGCCCATGCTGCACCCGATCCCCGGCGGCGCGACGGCTCGCCCATTCATCACTCATCACAACGCATTGGACATGCCTCTCTATCTGCGCATCGCTCCGGAGCTTTACCTGAAGCGGCTGCTCGTCGGCGGGTTCGAGCGTGTCTACGAGATCAACCGTTCGTTTCGAAACGAAGGCGTTTCTGTTCGCCACAACCCGGAGTTCACCATGATGGAGGCGTATCAGGCCTTCACGAACCTCGAAGGCATGATGGATCTGACCGAGGGACTTGTGCGCACGGCAGCAAGCGAAGTCCTAGGCACGACGGTGATCACCTATCAAGGCGTCGATGTGGACTTGGGCGCGCCTTGGCGCCGGGCGACCATGATTGACCTGACAAGCGACGCAGCCGGCGAGGATGTGTCCTTCGGGCGTTCTGTTGGCGATCTCAGCGAACTGTGCGCCAAACACGAAGTGCCGGTGCAGCCATCTTGGGGCAAGGGCAAGCTCATCACCGAACTCTTCGAGAAGCTCGTGGAGCGTAATCTCGAACAACCGACGTTTGTCACGGAGTACCCGCTCGAAACGTCGCCTCTTGCCCGAAAGAAGCCCGGTCAGCCTGAGCTCACCGAGAGATTTGAGTTGATTATCACCGGCCGAGAGTTCGCAAACGCCTTCTCTGAACTGGTGGATCCCGTGGATCAGCGAGAGAGATTCGCCGCGCAAATCGAGGCCAAGACAGCCGGCGATGACGAGGCGATGGGGTATGACGAAGACTATCTCCGGGCGATGGAATATGGCATGCCCCCGGCGGGCGGCATGGGCATCGGCATCGATAGGCTGGTCATGCTGCTGACCGATTCGCCCTCGATCCGCGACGTATTGCTGTTCCCGCATATGCGTCCGGAAACCCAAAGCCGCCCGGTCGAAAGCTCCGGCAAATAG
- the greA gene encoding transcription elongation factor GreA has translation MNKEIALTPEGQAKLEEELRHLETVRRREVGERIKEAKEFGDISENSEYDDAKNEQAWVESRIIEVTQILARATIIDAPKKNPDRVTLGSKIELESPGGAVNTFQLVGSAEADPANNKLSNESPVGQAILGRKKGDSVAVTTPSGKVIEYRVLAISR, from the coding sequence ATGAATAAAGAGATCGCTCTTACGCCGGAAGGTCAGGCGAAGCTTGAAGAAGAGCTTCGACACCTTGAGACTGTGCGTCGGCGAGAAGTCGGAGAGCGCATCAAGGAAGCAAAGGAGTTCGGAGACATATCCGAGAACTCCGAGTATGACGACGCCAAGAACGAGCAAGCGTGGGTTGAAAGCCGCATTATCGAGGTCACGCAGATACTTGCCCGTGCCACGATCATCGATGCGCCTAAAAAGAATCCTGACCGCGTGACGCTTGGCAGCAAGATCGAGCTGGAGTCGCCAGGTGGCGCGGTCAACACATTTCAGCTTGTCGGCTCGGCAGAGGCCGACCCGGCGAATAACAAACTCAGCAACGAGTCACCCGTTGGGCAGGCTATTCTCGGCCGCAAGAAGGGCGACAGCGTGGCCGTCACGACACCCTCGGGCAAGGTCATCGAGTATCGCGTTCTCGCGATATCCCGATAG
- a CDS encoding twin-arginine translocase TatA/TatE family subunit has translation MLEPYGLILIGIVLLILFAPKRLPDLGRSFGKTMKAFRENIKSDSIVEAEHAQGPSKSVKAETGAKHS, from the coding sequence ATCCTTGAGCCCTATGGTTTGATTCTGATCGGGATTGTTCTTCTGATCCTGTTCGCGCCCAAGCGTTTGCCCGATCTTGGTCGGTCGTTTGGCAAGACGATGAAAGCGTTTCGCGAGAACATCAAGAGCGACAGTATCGTCGAGGCCGAGCACGCCCAAGGGCCCTCGAAGTCGGTCAAAGCCGAGACGGGTGCCAAGCATTCTTAG
- the tatA gene encoding twin-arginine translocase TatA/TatE family subunit, which produces MKLFEPQVLIIILVIVLLIFGPKQLPQLGKSLGKTMKSIRDGVEGKDEDAEAGDEAEAKSEKKSETASKS; this is translated from the coding sequence ATGAAGCTCTTCGAGCCACAGGTTCTTATTATCATCTTGGTTATCGTACTTTTGATCTTTGGCCCCAAGCAGCTTCCGCAGCTGGGCAAGTCTCTCGGCAAGACGATGAAGTCGATCCGCGATGGCGTTGAGGGCAAAGACGAGGATGCCGAAGCGGGCGATGAAGCCGAGGCCAAGTCCGAGAAGAAGTCGGAAACCGCTTCCAAGAGCTAG
- a CDS encoding redox-sensing transcriptional repressor Rex has translation MAILARNQPIPHGVIERLPSYLNVLLHLRNGGAQTVSSARLSTLTEVNAAQIRRDLAHFGQFGKRGVGYEITMLTDRIQRILGSDHEQQVAVVGAGHLGSAIVQYDGLRTHGFVVGALFDNDPEKVGTRVGGLTVIPVTELERVVSEKGIRFGVLAVPADFAQNTADRLCAAGVRAIVNYSTAFVTVPETVTLHNTDPVRELLHTLYYLSEAEGIAGSLH, from the coding sequence GTGGCTATTCTTGCGCGGAATCAGCCCATACCGCACGGAGTCATAGAACGCCTGCCTTCGTATCTCAACGTGCTGCTTCACTTGAGAAATGGCGGGGCGCAGACGGTCTCATCGGCTCGGCTATCGACCCTTACTGAGGTCAATGCCGCACAAATACGCAGGGATCTTGCGCATTTCGGGCAGTTTGGGAAGCGTGGGGTGGGCTACGAAATCACCATGCTCACCGATCGAATCCAGCGGATTCTGGGCTCTGATCACGAGCAGCAGGTGGCGGTGGTTGGGGCAGGACACCTCGGCTCGGCCATCGTGCAGTACGACGGACTCCGCACTCACGGGTTTGTGGTCGGCGCTTTGTTTGACAACGACCCCGAGAAGGTCGGCACCCGAGTGGGTGGTCTTACGGTCATTCCCGTCACCGAGCTTGAGCGCGTAGTGTCCGAGAAAGGCATTCGTTTCGGCGTTCTGGCCGTTCCCGCCGATTTTGCGCAGAACACAGCCGATCGTCTTTGCGCCGCTGGTGTCCGCGCGATAGTGAACTATTCGACAGCTTTCGTAACCGTGCCCGAGACCGTCACGCTGCACAACACGGATCCGGTCCGGGAGTTGCTACACACCCTCTACTATCTATCTGAAGCAGAAGGAATAGCAGGGTCGCTGCACTGA
- a CDS encoding CBS domain-containing protein: protein MFDVPSIRLGKIFGIPFEINLSWTIIFTLVAFTLSSGYYPAIPAAHGAPSWLYALVGVTTTVLFFGSVLAHELSHSLVTRAQGGSVDKITLFVFGGVAQISEEPATPGKEFFMASAGPLSSLIIAGLCYLGYVIAIARGAAWWAWAPLQYLATINLFLGAFNLLPGFPLDGGRVFRSAVWAVTGDSSKATRWAARSGQAIGWAMATVAALMVLGGRTDFIWFGLVGWFIAWLAGASYSEQQLKTRIADAVVGKVMSPNPDYVLGEISVEALVQEHLLGRRHSRYPVMHGGEIVGVVSLADVKSVARVDWPRVSVIDITNRNLAKLSVSVNTPIVSVLGRLAGESPGALLVVRDGHLAGIVTRSDVLRLVQSTDV, encoded by the coding sequence ATGTTCGACGTTCCCTCTATTCGTCTTGGCAAGATCTTCGGTATTCCATTCGAGATTAACTTGAGCTGGACGATCATCTTCACTCTCGTCGCGTTCACGTTGAGTAGCGGATACTATCCCGCGATTCCGGCTGCCCACGGTGCCCCATCGTGGCTATACGCCTTGGTGGGCGTAACGACGACGGTTCTCTTCTTCGGGTCCGTCCTAGCGCATGAACTGAGCCATTCGCTCGTGACGCGCGCCCAAGGCGGCAGCGTGGACAAGATCACACTGTTCGTATTCGGCGGGGTAGCGCAGATCTCCGAGGAACCCGCGACTCCGGGCAAGGAGTTCTTCATGGCCTCCGCCGGGCCTCTGAGCAGCCTGATCATTGCTGGGCTGTGCTATCTAGGCTACGTGATCGCGATTGCGCGTGGAGCTGCGTGGTGGGCTTGGGCGCCTTTGCAGTATCTCGCGACCATCAATCTCTTCCTGGGTGCTTTCAATCTGCTCCCGGGCTTCCCCCTCGACGGTGGGCGGGTCTTTCGCTCGGCCGTCTGGGCGGTTACAGGTGATTCGTCCAAGGCGACACGGTGGGCGGCGCGTTCGGGACAAGCTATCGGATGGGCAATGGCCACGGTCGCCGCACTGATGGTGTTGGGCGGTCGCACAGACTTCATCTGGTTTGGGTTAGTCGGTTGGTTCATAGCGTGGCTAGCCGGAGCTTCCTACAGTGAGCAGCAGCTGAAGACTCGCATTGCCGATGCGGTTGTGGGCAAGGTGATGAGCCCGAATCCCGACTATGTATTGGGTGAGATCAGTGTAGAGGCGCTCGTTCAGGAGCACCTGCTTGGGAGAAGGCACAGCCGCTATCCGGTGATGCACGGCGGGGAGATCGTCGGCGTTGTGTCGCTGGCGGATGTGAAGTCCGTGGCTCGAGTGGACTGGCCTCGCGTGTCAGTGATCGACATTACGAACCGCAACCTCGCGAAGCTTAGTGTCTCGGTCAACACTCCGATCGTCTCAGTTCTTGGGCGTCTTGCCGGCGAAAGCCCGGGTGCGCTTCTTGTGGTGCGCGACGGCCACCTGGCCGGCATAGTCACTCGATCAGATGTACTCAGGCTCGTCCAGAGTACCGATGTGTAG